One Pectinophora gossypiella chromosome 9, ilPecGoss1.1, whole genome shotgun sequence genomic region harbors:
- the LOC126369720 gene encoding myophilin-like has translation MAEYRAGKAGINREAQARINSKYNDDIAHETLEWIKLLTGEPDNTSGDVENLYSVLKDGTLLCKLVNAIQEGSVKKINQSTMAFKCMENINAFLEAAKKLGVPAQETFQTIDLWERQNLYSVVICLQSLGRKAGNYGKPSIGPKESDRNVREFSEEQLKAGQHVISLQYGTNKGQQSGISFGNRRQI, from the coding sequence ATGGCGGAGTATCGTGCGGGTAAAGCCGGGATCAACCGGGAGGCGCAGGCGAGGATCAACAGCAAGTACAACGATGACATCGCGCATGAGACCCTCGAGTGGATCAAGCTGCTCACCGGCGAGCCCGACAACACCTCCGGCGACGTCGAGAACCTCTACAGCGTCCTCAAGGACGGCACCCTCCTCTGCAAGCTAGTCAACGCTATTCAGGAAGGCTCCGTGAAAAAGATCAACCAATCCACCATGGCTTTCAAGTGCATGGAAAATATCAATGCGTTCCTGGAAGCCGCGAAGAAGTTGGGAGTACCTGCGCAGGAGACTTTCCAGACTATCGATTTGTGGGAGAGGCAAAATTTGTATTCTGTGGTGATATGCCTGCAGTCTCTGGGCAGGAAGGCGGGTAACTATGGGAAGCCGTCGATAGGGCCCAAGGAGTCGGACAGGAACGTGCGGGAGTTCTCTGAGGAGCAGCTGAAGGCCGGCCAGCACGTCATCTCGCTGCAGTACGGCACCAACAAGGGCCAGCAGAGCGGCATCTCGTTCGGCAACCGCCGCCAAATATGA